A genomic window from Glycine soja cultivar W05 chromosome 10, ASM419377v2, whole genome shotgun sequence includes:
- the LOC114371261 gene encoding ribokinase-like isoform X2, with product MMSSDSVLPLPENPIIVGFGGVGVDFLAVVPSFPKPDSKIRTTEFTFQGGGNNGNTMTCAARLGLKPRIISKVSNDGPGKTMLEELEAEGVDTSFFVVSKEGTSPFSYVIVDNQTKTRTCIFTPGYPEMVPQDLPRANLLSALDGARMVYFDARMPDSALVIAQEAFHQNIPILIDAERPREGLNDLLSLADYVVCSENFPRAWTEASSIPRALVSIILRLPRLKFAIVTLGKDGCIMLERCVDDGSHIEEMDVESCLTTLKERKDDSTAMPTCIASPVTKLRAKGIEESVCGRLYYGASEKIPPSELMDTTGAGDAFVGAVLYAICANISPEKMLPLASYVAAANCRALGARRGLPYSNNPCLASFTE from the exons ATGATGTCTTCGGATTCTGTTCTTCCTCTCCCCGAAAATCCCATCATT GTGGGGTTTGGTGGGGTTGGAGTGGATTTTCTGGCAGTAGTGCCATCTTTTCCTAAACCTGATTCCAAGATTCGAACCACTGAATTCACG TTCCAAGGTGGTGGAAATAATGGAAATACTATGACATGTGCTGCCCGGTTGGGCTTAAAGCCAAGAATAATTTCCAAG GTTTCAAATGATGGTCCGGGTAAGACTATGCTGGAGGAACTAGAAGCTGAAGGGGTGGATACCTCTTTTTTTGtg GTCTCGAAGGAAGGGACTTCACCATTTAGCTACGTCATTGTTGACAACCAAAC GAAAACAAGGACTTGTATATTCACTCCAGGATATCCTGAAATGGTCCCTCAAGATCTTCCACGAGCCAATTTGTTATCTGCACTGGATGGAGCAAGAATGGTCTATTTTGATGCAAGGATGCCTGACAGTGCTCTTGTCATTGCTCAAGAG GCATTTCACCAGAATATACCTATCTTAATTGATGCGGAAAGGCCTAGGGAAGGATTGAATGACCTCCTGAGTTTGGCTGATTATGTTGTATGTTCAGAAAATTTTCCACGG GCCTGGACAGAGGCATCATCTATTCCAAGAGCACtagtttcaattattttaagattGCCAAGACTTAAATTTGCTATTGTAACTTTGGGAAAAGATGGCTGCATAATGCTTGAGCGATGTGTGGATGAtg GTTCTCACATAGAAGAAATGGACGTTGAAAGCTGTTTGACAACATTAAAAGAGAGAAAGGACGATAGCACAGCCATGCCAACCTGCATAGCCTCG CCCGTTACCAAATTAAGAGCCAAGGGGATAGAAGAATCTGTGTGTGGGAGGTTATATTATGGGGCATCTGAAAAGATCCCACCATCAGAGCTTATGGATACAACTGGTGCTGGGGATGCATTTGTTGGAGCTGTTTTATATG CAATCTGTGCCAACATATCACCAGAGAAAATGTTGCCATTGGCTTCTTATGTg GCAGCTGCCAATTGTAGAGCTCTTGGAGCTCGTAGAGGTCTTCCATACAGCAATAATCCATGCCTGGCATCCTTTACTGAGTAG
- the LOC114371261 gene encoding ribokinase-like isoform X1 — protein sequence MMSSDSVLPLPENPIIVGFGGVGVDFLAVVPSFPKPDSKIRTTEFTFQGGGNNGNTMTCAARLGLKPRIISKVSNDGPGKTMLEELEAEGVDTSFFVVSKEGTSPFSYVIVDNQTKTRTCIFTPGYPEMVPQDLPRANLLSALDGARMVYFDARMPDSALVIAQEAFHQNIPILIDAERPREGLNDLLSLADYVVCSENFPRAWTEASSIPRALVSIILRLPRLKFAIVTLGKDGCIMLERCVDDEGSHIEEMDVESCLTTLKERKDDSTAMPTCIASPVTKLRAKGIEESVCGRLYYGASEKIPPSELMDTTGAGDAFVGAVLYAICANISPEKMLPLASYVAAANCRALGARRGLPYSNNPCLASFTE from the exons ATGATGTCTTCGGATTCTGTTCTTCCTCTCCCCGAAAATCCCATCATT GTGGGGTTTGGTGGGGTTGGAGTGGATTTTCTGGCAGTAGTGCCATCTTTTCCTAAACCTGATTCCAAGATTCGAACCACTGAATTCACG TTCCAAGGTGGTGGAAATAATGGAAATACTATGACATGTGCTGCCCGGTTGGGCTTAAAGCCAAGAATAATTTCCAAG GTTTCAAATGATGGTCCGGGTAAGACTATGCTGGAGGAACTAGAAGCTGAAGGGGTGGATACCTCTTTTTTTGtg GTCTCGAAGGAAGGGACTTCACCATTTAGCTACGTCATTGTTGACAACCAAAC GAAAACAAGGACTTGTATATTCACTCCAGGATATCCTGAAATGGTCCCTCAAGATCTTCCACGAGCCAATTTGTTATCTGCACTGGATGGAGCAAGAATGGTCTATTTTGATGCAAGGATGCCTGACAGTGCTCTTGTCATTGCTCAAGAG GCATTTCACCAGAATATACCTATCTTAATTGATGCGGAAAGGCCTAGGGAAGGATTGAATGACCTCCTGAGTTTGGCTGATTATGTTGTATGTTCAGAAAATTTTCCACGG GCCTGGACAGAGGCATCATCTATTCCAAGAGCACtagtttcaattattttaagattGCCAAGACTTAAATTTGCTATTGTAACTTTGGGAAAAGATGGCTGCATAATGCTTGAGCGATGTGTGGATGAtg AAGGTTCTCACATAGAAGAAATGGACGTTGAAAGCTGTTTGACAACATTAAAAGAGAGAAAGGACGATAGCACAGCCATGCCAACCTGCATAGCCTCG CCCGTTACCAAATTAAGAGCCAAGGGGATAGAAGAATCTGTGTGTGGGAGGTTATATTATGGGGCATCTGAAAAGATCCCACCATCAGAGCTTATGGATACAACTGGTGCTGGGGATGCATTTGTTGGAGCTGTTTTATATG CAATCTGTGCCAACATATCACCAGAGAAAATGTTGCCATTGGCTTCTTATGTg GCAGCTGCCAATTGTAGAGCTCTTGGAGCTCGTAGAGGTCTTCCATACAGCAATAATCCATGCCTGGCATCCTTTACTGAGTAG